A window of Akkermansiaceae bacterium contains these coding sequences:
- the ccsA gene encoding cytochrome c biogenesis protein CcsA, producing the protein MTRFIPIPSLRKMAPLLALSLGLAISGQLLAQSPATPPEKDISPGSGKLLASIPVQNAGRIKPFDSFARFTLLACYHKSKIGDLSASQWMAQLLLDPEAAYDVKCFRIKNGDLIDDLGLEKEGAGPYIYSFNELRTVIDAQRSRAQTIQQRNKDHRTLVEEQLLKLYNTVYNYFSISRSLTCLTPELVIENEQLAKELNLPAGKPFSFFQIHQRWDLFRTTVEKLKTTFDRNNPYDLAIFDLVSRIRDLQQRDSAVATFTIIPPDDDPIHKEWLTPWSALDPQRTPTDKELHLITELEATIAALSNKDEESAASHKETFLAGSHKVTTTLAKRELFYNQLDAFTKSIAFYILGFLLLALSWLFAGKAMRWGSWGVVLTGFLLHAGGILLRMMIRGRPAPVTTIYESIIFVGFICVLLGLIIEFRRRDGLGLLISTVPGIILHFVGFKYAMEGDTMGRLVAVLDSNFWLATHVVSIAIGYGAAAVAGLTANAYLFVRLVRPGNKDLIKSISKNFIGVTLVALLFCIVGTILGGIWGDQSWGRFWGWDPKENGALLLCLWLLIILHGKWGKQLKELGIATMLALTNIVVLLAWFGVNLLSVGLHSYGFTEGALFNLIIACAIILVLAALPSFIIYIRDTSQVKEPQAPITPPAS; encoded by the coding sequence ATGACCCGTTTTATACCCATCCCCTCGCTCAGAAAAATGGCACCCCTGCTGGCGTTGTCCCTCGGCCTCGCCATCTCCGGCCAGCTCCTCGCCCAGTCGCCCGCCACACCACCGGAAAAAGACATCTCGCCCGGTTCCGGCAAGCTGCTGGCGTCCATCCCGGTGCAAAACGCCGGTCGGATCAAACCCTTCGACTCCTTTGCCCGCTTCACCCTGCTGGCATGTTACCACAAATCAAAAATCGGCGACCTCTCCGCCAGCCAGTGGATGGCCCAGCTCCTGCTCGACCCCGAAGCCGCCTATGATGTCAAGTGTTTCAGGATCAAGAATGGCGATCTCATCGACGACCTCGGACTGGAAAAAGAAGGCGCCGGCCCATACATCTACAGCTTCAACGAACTGCGCACCGTGATCGACGCCCAGCGCTCCCGTGCCCAGACCATCCAGCAACGCAACAAGGACCATCGCACCTTGGTCGAAGAACAGCTCCTCAAGCTCTACAACACCGTTTACAACTACTTCTCGATCAGCCGGTCGCTCACCTGCCTGACACCCGAGCTGGTCATCGAAAACGAGCAGCTCGCCAAGGAACTCAACCTCCCCGCAGGCAAACCATTCAGCTTTTTCCAGATCCACCAACGCTGGGACCTGTTCCGGACAACGGTCGAGAAACTCAAGACCACCTTCGATCGCAATAACCCGTATGACCTGGCGATCTTCGACCTGGTCAGCCGGATCAGGGACTTGCAGCAACGCGACTCCGCCGTGGCAACATTCACGATCATCCCGCCGGACGATGATCCCATTCACAAGGAATGGCTCACCCCTTGGTCGGCTCTCGATCCCCAGCGGACACCGACGGATAAGGAGCTCCATCTCATCACCGAGCTGGAGGCAACCATCGCCGCCCTTTCTAACAAAGACGAGGAATCAGCGGCCAGCCACAAGGAAACCTTTCTGGCGGGCTCCCATAAAGTCACCACCACCCTTGCCAAACGTGAACTCTTTTACAACCAGTTAGACGCCTTCACCAAGAGCATCGCCTTCTACATCCTCGGCTTCCTGTTACTCGCCCTCAGCTGGCTCTTTGCCGGCAAGGCGATGCGCTGGGGAAGCTGGGGCGTGGTGCTCACCGGCTTCCTCCTCCACGCCGGCGGCATCCTGCTGCGTATGATGATCCGGGGCCGACCCGCCCCCGTCACCACCATTTACGAGTCGATCATCTTTGTCGGGTTTATCTGCGTCCTGTTAGGACTCATTATCGAGTTCCGTCGCCGCGACGGGCTCGGGCTGCTGATCTCCACCGTGCCCGGCATCATCCTTCACTTTGTGGGATTCAAGTACGCCATGGAAGGCGACACCATGGGCCGACTGGTCGCGGTGTTGGATTCCAATTTCTGGCTAGCCACCCACGTGGTCAGTATTGCCATCGGCTACGGCGCGGCGGCTGTCGCCGGCCTCACCGCCAATGCCTATCTCTTTGTCCGTCTGGTCCGGCCCGGAAACAAGGATCTTATCAAAAGCATCTCCAAGAACTTCATCGGCGTCACCCTGGTCGCGCTGTTGTTCTGCATCGTCGGCACCATCCTCGGCGGTATCTGGGGCGACCAGTCATGGGGTCGCTTCTGGGGCTGGGACCCCAAGGAAAACGGTGCCCTCCTGCTCTGCCTCTGGCTACTGATCATCCTGCACGGAAAATGGGGTAAACAACTCAAGGAGCTCGGCATCGCCACCATGCTGGCCCTGACCAACATCGTCGTCCTCCTTGCCTGGTTCGGGGTCAACCTCCTCAGCGTCGGCCTCCACTCCTACGGCTTCACCGAGGGTGCCCTGTTCAACCTGATCATCGCCTGCGCCATCATCCTCGTCCTCGCCGCACTCCCATCCTTCATCATCTACATCCGCGACACCTCCCAAGTTAAAGAACCCCAAGCTCCAATCACTCCTCCCGCCTCCTGA
- a CDS encoding tetratricopeptide repeat protein codes for MKPVLYLLILLGATLLAFDLAKEVKDIEVEPAPEPTRPVRPQDSGAAPSSSAQAPDGHAEAMQAIQQQVAQQTAAIGQSPDDAGPYIKRAELYAQMRQFPAALADLDKAATLAPGAADVFFQRGYVMIATGQTEKALADFSRVLEITPAHTKARLYRAIIRYRNKSFQPALDDCLALLKHDPTFHDAHITASRCYMELNNKAKAIAHLETYIAQAKDPDGIREARRLIELWNQQEPGQAPGNDNQPNP; via the coding sequence ATGAAACCTGTGCTCTACCTGTTGATTCTTCTCGGAGCCACCCTGCTCGCCTTCGATCTCGCCAAGGAGGTCAAGGACATCGAGGTAGAACCAGCGCCGGAACCCACCCGACCCGTCCGGCCACAGGACTCCGGGGCGGCGCCTTCTTCGTCGGCGCAAGCCCCCGATGGACATGCCGAGGCGATGCAGGCCATACAGCAGCAGGTGGCTCAGCAGACGGCGGCTATCGGGCAATCCCCCGATGACGCCGGCCCCTACATCAAACGGGCCGAGCTTTACGCCCAGATGCGACAGTTCCCCGCAGCACTCGCCGACCTCGACAAAGCGGCCACCCTGGCACCCGGGGCAGCAGATGTCTTTTTCCAACGCGGCTATGTCATGATCGCCACCGGCCAGACTGAAAAGGCGCTGGCCGATTTCTCCCGTGTGCTCGAAATCACCCCGGCCCATACCAAGGCCCGGCTCTACCGGGCGATCATCCGCTACCGCAACAAGAGTTTCCAGCCCGCACTCGACGATTGCCTGGCACTGCTCAAACACGATCCCACATTCCACGACGCCCACATCACCGCCTCACGCTGTTACATGGAACTCAACAACAAGGCCAAGGCCATCGCGCATCTGGAAACCTATATCGCCCAGGCCAAGGACCCCGACGGCATCCGCGAAGCACGCCGGTTGATCGAACTGTGGAACCAGCAGGAACCCGGACAGGCACCAGGCAACGACAACCAACCAAACCCCTGA
- the hemE gene encoding uroporphyrinogen decarboxylase, with product MTSRQRFLAAIRREPTDRTPVWVMRQAGRYLPEYRALKEKYSFTEMVKSPELATEVTLQPLKRFPLDAAIIFSDILIIPEALGQPYHFRDGGGIGMDYLLDSVEKINALDASGIEEKLAYLPAALRMTRQEIGEEKTLLGFGGSPWTLAAYMTEGGSLKDLAALKTLYYSEPATFDLLMEKITSAVIDLFKMKIDAGVDAIQIFDSAGAFCPASHYDGMSLKWIKKIIDALPADFPVIIFAKGMAHQRDALCTTGASVLSIDWTINLPSYYDALPDNVAVQGNLDPLILSSSADVVRTETTRLLESMKGRHGHILNLGHGILPSAKPENMQVLCDTVAQFSA from the coding sequence ATGACTTCCCGACAACGCTTCCTCGCCGCCATCCGCCGTGAACCCACCGACCGCACTCCCGTCTGGGTGATGCGCCAGGCTGGCCGCTATCTTCCCGAATACCGCGCCCTCAAGGAGAAGTATTCCTTCACGGAAATGGTCAAGTCGCCCGAGCTGGCGACCGAGGTCACTCTGCAGCCGCTGAAACGCTTCCCACTCGATGCCGCGATCATTTTTTCTGACATCCTCATCATCCCCGAGGCACTGGGTCAGCCGTATCATTTCCGTGACGGCGGTGGCATCGGCATGGACTACCTGCTGGATTCTGTCGAAAAAATCAACGCGCTCGACGCCTCGGGCATCGAGGAGAAACTCGCCTACCTGCCCGCCGCCCTGCGTATGACACGTCAGGAAATAGGCGAGGAGAAAACCCTGCTCGGCTTCGGCGGCTCACCATGGACGCTCGCCGCTTACATGACCGAGGGCGGCTCGCTCAAGGACCTCGCCGCGCTGAAAACCCTCTACTACTCCGAGCCCGCCACCTTCGATCTGCTGATGGAAAAAATCACCTCCGCAGTCATCGACCTGTTCAAGATGAAGATCGACGCCGGGGTGGACGCCATCCAGATCTTCGACTCCGCCGGCGCTTTCTGCCCGGCCAGCCACTACGACGGTATGTCGCTCAAGTGGATCAAAAAAATCATCGACGCCCTGCCCGCCGATTTTCCCGTCATCATCTTCGCCAAGGGCATGGCCCACCAGCGGGACGCGCTCTGCACCACCGGCGCCAGCGTCTTGAGTATCGACTGGACCATCAACCTCCCCAGCTACTACGACGCCCTCCCTGACAACGTCGCCGTGCAAGGCAACCTCGACCCCCTCATCCTCTCCTCCAGCGCCGATGTCGTGCGCACCGAGACCACCCGGCTGCTGGAAAGCATGAAAGGCCGCCACGGCCACATCCTCAACCTCGGCCACGGCATCCTCCCCTCCGCCAAACCTGAGAACATGCAAGTCCTCTGCGACACAGTGGCGCAGTTCAGTGCATAA
- a CDS encoding cytochrome c biogenesis protein ResB, with translation MSKPLPAVRLLKPLASAAIFYYATLWLVVLVVVGTINQKYFGLHYSLEKYFSAWCIQPMEWPLWLPGGRLIMAVILVNLTAKLLVGTKWKFQNIGINITHLGVFLLMVGAVVTAYTTTEGHISIREGEESSTFLNSHEVELAVTDRSNPEYDDTTSFTQGFFHSKQPFGDDTVPMAFKVTRMYKNCKPVARPDNKKSDKFRGRAANVELEELPGDPKDQNLRGIEVEITGLPDDQSGSYIFIAHPEWKPAILTAGDGKTYEVSLRARHHQLPFSLYLKDFEKLNHAGTMMARAFSSKVRVTQDESTEDIKIYMNHPLRRNGYTLYQASFSQVGVETTVLQVVYNKGQLMPYISIVVITLGLLVHVVMQVPRLIVAAQNKNQPRKAS, from the coding sequence ATGAGTAAACCACTCCCCGCCGTACGGCTGCTCAAGCCGCTCGCATCCGCCGCCATTTTCTACTACGCCACACTCTGGCTGGTCGTTCTGGTGGTTGTGGGCACCATCAACCAGAAATACTTCGGCCTCCACTACAGCCTGGAAAAATACTTTTCCGCCTGGTGCATCCAGCCGATGGAGTGGCCTCTCTGGCTACCCGGCGGTCGACTGATCATGGCCGTCATCCTGGTAAACCTCACCGCCAAGCTTTTGGTCGGCACCAAGTGGAAGTTCCAGAATATCGGCATCAACATCACCCACCTTGGCGTTTTCCTGCTGATGGTCGGCGCCGTTGTCACCGCCTACACCACCACCGAGGGACATATCAGCATCCGCGAGGGCGAGGAATCATCCACTTTCCTGAACTCCCACGAGGTGGAACTAGCCGTCACCGACCGCTCCAACCCGGAATACGACGACACCACCAGCTTCACCCAGGGGTTTTTCCACAGCAAACAACCATTTGGCGATGACACCGTGCCGATGGCTTTCAAGGTCACCCGCATGTACAAAAACTGCAAACCTGTGGCACGTCCCGACAACAAAAAATCGGACAAGTTCAGAGGCCGCGCCGCCAACGTCGAGCTGGAGGAGCTTCCGGGAGACCCCAAGGACCAGAACCTGCGCGGCATCGAGGTCGAGATCACCGGCTTGCCCGACGACCAGTCGGGTAGCTACATCTTTATCGCCCACCCCGAGTGGAAACCGGCCATACTAACAGCCGGTGACGGAAAAACCTACGAGGTCTCACTGCGCGCGCGTCACCACCAGCTGCCGTTCAGCCTTTACCTGAAGGATTTTGAAAAGCTCAATCACGCCGGCACGATGATGGCCCGGGCGTTTTCATCCAAGGTCCGGGTCACCCAGGACGAATCCACCGAGGATATCAAGATCTACATGAACCACCCGCTGAGACGCAATGGCTACACCCTCTACCAGGCGTCATTCAGTCAGGTGGGCGTCGAGACGACGGTGCTTCAGGTCGTCTACAACAAAGGCCAATTGATGCCCTACATCTCCATCGTGGTGATCACTCTCGGGCTGCTCGTCCACGTCGTGATGCAGGTTCCACGCCTCATTGTGGCTGCGCAAAACAAAAACCAGCCACGTAAAGCCTCTTAA